A window of the Budorcas taxicolor isolate Tak-1 chromosome 10, Takin1.1, whole genome shotgun sequence genome harbors these coding sequences:
- the GJD2 gene encoding gap junction delta-2 protein codes for MGEWTILERLLEAAVQQHSTMIGRILLTVVVIFRILIVAIVGETVYDDEQTMFVCNTLQPGCNQACYDRAFPISHIRYWVFQIIMVCTPSLCFITYSVHQSAKQRERRYSTVFLALDRDPPESMGGPGGTGGGGSGGGKREDKKLQNAIVNGVLQNTENTSKETEPDCLEVKELTPHPSGLRTAARSKLRRQEGISRFYIIQVVFRNALEIGFLVGQYFLYGFSVPGLYECDRYPCIKEVECYVSRPTEKTVFLVFMFAVSGICVVLNLAELNHLGWRKIKLAVRGAQAKRKSVYEIRNKDLPRVSVPNFGRTQSSDSAYV; via the exons ATGGGGGAATGGACCATCTTGGAGAGGCTGCTGGAAGCCGCGGTGCAGCAGCACTCCACTATGATCGGGAG GATCCTCTTGACTGTGGTGGTGATCTTCCGGATCCTCATTGTGGCCATTGTGGGGGAGACGGTATACGATGACGAGCAGACCATGTTTGTATGCAACACACTGCAGCCCGGCTGTAACCAGGCCTGCTATGACCGCGCCTTCCCCATCTCCCACATACGTTACTGGGTCTTCCAGATCATAATGGTGTGTACCCCCAGTCTCTGCTTCATCACTTACTCTGTGCACCAGTCTGCAAAGCAACGAGAACGCCGCTACTCTACTGTCTTCCTGGCTCTGGACAGAGATCCTCCTGAGTCCATGGGGGGTCCTGGgggaactgggggtgggggcagtggtggTGGCAAACGAGAAGATAAGAAGTTGCAAAATGCCATTGTTAATGGAGTGCTGCAGAACACAGAGAACACGAGCAAGGAGACGGAGCCAGATTGTTTAGAGGTGAAGGAGCTGACCCCACACCCATCAGGGTTGCGCACTGCAGCTCGATCCAAGCTCCGAAGGCAGGAAGGCATCTCCCGCTTCTACATTATCCAAGTGGTATTCCGAAATGCCCTGGAGATTGGGTTTCTGGTGGGCCAATACTTTCTCTATGGCTTCAGTGTCCCGGGGTTGTATGAATGTGACCGCTACCCCTGTATCAAGGAGGTGGAATGTTATGTGTCCCGGCCTACTGAGAAGACTGTTTTTCTAGTGTTCATGTTTGCAGTGAGCGGCATCTGTGTTGTGCTCAACCTGGCTGAACTCAACCACCTGGGATGGCGCAAGATCAAGCTGGCTGTGCGAGGAGCCCAGGCCAAGAGGAAGTCAGTCTATGAGATCCGCAACAAGGACCTGCCCCGGGTCAGTGTTCCCAATTTTGGCAGGACTCAGTCCAGTGACTCTGCCTATGTGTGA